The window AGGAATTTCCCCGCTTCGAGTTTTCGGTTTCCTACACCACCCGCCAGCCCCGCGATGGCGAAGAGCACGGTAAGGACTATTTTTTCGTGACCGAGGCGGAATTCACCGAAAAGCAGAAGGCCGGCTTTTTTGCCGAATGGGCAGAAGTGCACGGCAACTATTATGGCACCCCCAAGGAAGAAACCCTGCAGAAACTTGCCGCCGGCAAGGACATCATCTTCGACATCGACGTGCAGGGTGCCAGCCAGCTGCACGGCAGCCTGAAGCAGGGGTGCTACGTCTTCATCCTGCCGCCTTCCCGCAATGAGCTGGAACGCCGTCTGCACGGCAGGGGGACTGATTCAGAAGCCACCATCATCAAGCGGCTTGCCAATGCCGAAAAGGAAATGCAGCAGGCTCACTGGTTCAACGCATGGATCGTGAACGACGACCTTGAGCGGGCCTATGACGAGTTGCGCAGCGCCTATCTTGCGGCCACCCTGTCTCCCGCCTGCCATCCGGCACTTGTCAGCAGCATCATGAAGGGCTGGAGGGACAATGGCTGATCTCGTCATTGCGCTTGATTATCCGGACGCGCGCGGCGCGCTTGCCATGGCGGAACGCCTGAAGGGCGCGGATGTGTGGATGAAGGTAGGGCTGGAGCTCTTTACTGCCGAAGGCCCGTCGCTCATCTCCCGCATCAAGGATATGGGCTTCAAGGTCTTTCTGGACATGAAGTTTTTCGACATCCCCAATACTGTGCGCGGTGCGGTGCGCTCCAGCGTGCGGCACGGGGTGGATATGGTGAATATCCATCTCATGGGCGGCGAGCGTATGGCCCGCGCAGCCATGGAAGGCCTGCAGGAAGGCG is drawn from Desulfovibrio mangrovi and contains these coding sequences:
- the gmk gene encoding guanylate kinase, which gives rise to MEAERTGIVLVLCAPSGTGKTTLTRRLLKEFPRFEFSVSYTTRQPRDGEEHGKDYFFVTEAEFTEKQKAGFFAEWAEVHGNYYGTPKEETLQKLAAGKDIIFDIDVQGASQLHGSLKQGCYVFILPPSRNELERRLHGRGTDSEATIIKRLANAEKEMQQAHWFNAWIVNDDLERAYDELRSAYLAATLSPACHPALVSSIMKGWRDNG